The Flammeovirga yaeyamensis genome segment AGGTTTAACTACATTATTTGCAGATGCTAACCGTCCAGTTTTCGAAGGTAATTCAGATGATGCTGAGTTGAGATACATCGGTTCTCAACCTTACATGCACCCATTCTACTACAACAGATATATTGACAATAGAGATGACTTTGCAGTATCTAAAACTACTGTTGATATGTTGAAGGAGAATGATGATAAGCGTTTATACATCTATGCTTTACCAACGCCAAACTCTGAGGAAGATGATCCTAAGTATGTTGGTCAAGAGAACGGTGTACCAAGAGATGAGATGCCTGTAATGAGTGCAGTATCAAGAATCGGTAGCCTTTACAAAGATCAGCCTGCGGGTAAATCATACTGGATGTCATATTCAGAGTTGTTGTTTATCAAAGCTGAAGCTGCATTTAGATTGGGTGTTCCAGTTGGTGCTTACAATACTTTAATTGAACAAGGTATTCAGGCGTCATTTGAGAAGCAATATTCTGAAGTTGAGGAGTATAATGCAACTGTAATTCCTGAGGTGGGTGTTACTATGGGTACTGCAAATGAAGATGCTCAAATCGTAATCGATAGAGTTAATTCAAGTGGAAAAGACCCAATGACAATGATCATGGAGCAAAAATTCTTAGCATTATATACAAACGGTGCTGAAGCATATGCTGAATTAAGGAGAACAGGTTTGCCAAGAATTTATTTTGTTAGAGGAGCTACTCAATATGAGAGAGGCCTACCTAACAGATTCCCTTATCCATTCTCTGAGCAAACTTCGAACTACGAGAACTTCTCGAGAGCTTCTGAAGGTATCGAGCAAACAGTTTATGGAAAGAAAGTTTGGTTCGCTGAGAATTCACCAGAAATTGATTACAAGTAATCATAAAGTTATTCTAATGGATGTGGAAAAGTGAGCTTTGAGATATCCAATGGAATAGTAAAATAGCAATCATAAAAGATATAAAGCCACTTCTAATTTTAGGAGTGGTTTTTTTATGTTCAGAAAAAGGTTACCAAAAATATGTCATCTATAGTTAAATTATTTAAAAAATTACTTTTGGATAAAGTAATTGATATTACAGATTATTTTTTGTGTATAAAGGAAACAATGTTACTATCGTGATTGATTAATGTATTTATGATTGAAAGCTATAAATCAGAAGGTTATGGTATTTGTTTTGTGTAGTACGCATAGAAACAGTGTTACTTTAAATGTTTGTATTTAAACATATTTTATCAATTATGTATCTGCCATAATATCAATTAGTTATCTTTTTTTAGTGTCAAAATTGGTTTTCTTTCTTAATGTTAAAGGATTTTGTAAATGTGACCTGCACGTTGTTAAACTTGTAGTGTAATCATCAGGGCATCCAAAGCTAAACTGTAACATTTCAAAAGATGCTATAGTCAAATTTTTAAACTGTTCCCTACGCTTACATCATAACTTTTATGAGTTTTATAACTCTGATTTTTAACTAATTAAAAACTATTGGGTTTGTTTATTTGCTATCAATTTTAAGAAAAAAGGATCTTTTTTTCTGTCGGATTCCTAGTGCCTAATCATCCCTGTATTTATCAATCAATCAATTATTAACCTATTATCATGAGTAAAAGAGTACTTCAATTTCTCTTTTTATTCTTGGGGTTGGTCTTTACGTCCAATGCTCAGGAAAGAAAGATCGAAGGTGTAGTGATGGACGCCTCTGCCAACACTTTACCGGGAGCCACAGTAATGATCGAAGGTACCACTATTGGTGCAGTGACATCATTTGATGGAACTTTTCACATTGATGCACCCGCAAATGCTGAAAAAATTATTGTTCGTCTGATCGGGTACAAATCGCTAACTGTTGACATTGGGACACAATCAAAATTTGAGTTTGTATTAGAAGAAGATGTAGAACAACTTGAAGAAGTCGTAGTAACTGCATTGGGTATTGAGAAAGACAAAAAGTCATTAGGTTATTCAGTATCAGAAGTTAAAGGAGACGATTTGAAAGGATCTGATAACAATGTTTTGAATAACTTAAATGGTAAAGTTGCCGGTGTGATGGTCAACACTTCGTCTGGTGCACCAGGTGCTTCATCAAGAATTACGATACGTGGTAACTCTTCTCTTACAGGTAACAACCAGCCATTATTTATAATTGATGGTGTACCTGTAGATAACTCTTACAACTCTGGGAATACATCTAGTGGTGGAACCGACTTTGGATCGCCAATTAATGATATCAACCCAGACGATATTGAGTCAATGTCCGTTTTGAAAGGGCCAAATGCAGCAGCGCTTTATGGATCAAGAGCACAGAATGGTGCAATTGTAATTACCACAAAATCAGGTAAAGGGTCAGAAGGTTTAGGTGTTTCATTATCAAACACAACCACTTTCCAAAAGCCATTATTATTACCGAATTACCAAAACGAATACGGTCAAGGTTTAAATGGACAATTCTCTTTTGAAGACGGTGCAAATGGTGGTACTTACGATGGGGTAGATGAATCTTGGGGTCCTAAATTGGATGCTGGATTAATGATTCCACAATTCTTCTCGAATGGAGAAGCAGTGCCGTGGGTTTCTAATCCTAACAACGTAGAAGATTTCTTTGAAACAGGTCATGTTTCTACGACGAACTTATCGATTCAAAATGCGACAGAATTATCTCATGTGCGTTTCTCGATGATGTATTCTGATCAGAAAGGTATGGTACCAAATACTGGTTTGGAGAACTATTCTGCTTCTTTGAACTTTGGTCATAAAATCCATGAAAACCTACAATTTGATTCAAAAGTGACTTATTCAAGACGTTCATCAGACAACCTTCCATCTCAAGGATATGGCGAGAATAACGTGATGCAACAGTTCGTTTGGTTTGGACGTCAGGTAGATACTAACATGTTGAAGGATTATAAAAATCCTGATGGAACTCCTTACAATTGGAACTACAGTTACCACGATAACCCGTATTGGATTCTGCACGAAAACACCAACTCTCAGCTGAGAGATAGAATAAATGGTTACGCGTCATTGAAATGGAACATTACTGATTACCTGAACTTTAAAGTTAAAGGTGGTACTGATTTATACAATGAAAATCGTTTGTCTAAATCGGCGATGTATTCCATCAACGATCCTGATGGTGGGTTTACGGAATCAAATTACTTTGTGAACGAAACCAACTTCGATTTCTTGTTCTCATTCTCTAAAGATTTTGGTGCGGATTGGAATGTGAATGCCAACTTTGGTGGTAATAACATGTACAAAGTATATTCTTCAAACTCGATGACAGCCTTTGGTTTAGCATCACCAGGTGTGTATACTCCAGCCAATGCAACTGGACAAGTAGAGTCTACCACTTACTTTGAAGAGCAAATTATCAACTCTTTATATGGAACAGCATCAGTAGGTTATAAAGATTTCTTGTTTGCCGATATTTCAGTAAGAAATGACTGGTCATCGACATTACCTAAGGCAAATAATTCGTTTTTATATCCATCGGTTAACCTTTCATATGTATTCTCTGAACATTTAGAATTACCAAATTGGATATCAAATGGTAAGTTGAGAGGTGGATGGGCCGAAGTAGGCAATGGAGCTACTCCATACTCAACATCGAACGTTTATGTATCGGGATTACCGTATAATGGTTATCCAATGTTTAAATACGAGACAACTCAAGCTAACCCTGATTTAAAACCAGAAACTACTCAATCTTGGGAGGTTGGTTTAGATATGGGATTCTTCAATAACCGTTTAGGATTTGAAGCAGCATATTATGAGAAATCGACGTATGATCAAATTGTTCCTGCCGATGTTTCTGCTGCATCAGGTTATAGATATTCGTATATCAATGCCGGTCAAATTGATAACAGAGGTGTAGAATTAATGGTGTTTGCTACTCCTGTTCAAACCAAAGATGTGACTTGGGATGTGTCATTCAACTTTTCAAAAAACAAAAACGAAGTAGTTTCTTTAGCAGAAGGAGTTGATTCATTTGTGCTAGGTTCTTATTGGGGATTAACTACTGAAGCTAGACCAGGAGAGGAGTTAGGTACTTTCTATGGATATGCTTACCAAAGAGACGATCAAGGAAATGTGATGGTTGATGAAAATGGTTATGCCATGAAAACAGATGAAAAAGTGAAGTTAGGTTCGATTAACCCAGATTGGAGAGGTGGTATCCGTAACTCGATAACTTACAAAAACTTCACATTATCAGCTTTAATTGATATTTCTGTAGGTGGTGACATTTTCTCTGTAACGAATATGTTTGGTGAATATGCCGGTGTTCTTGATGTAACTGCAATGAATCGTGAAGCAGGTAGAGTAACGCCTGGTGTTTCTCCTGACGGATCTACAAACGACAAAGTAGTACCTACTCAAGATTACTATCAATCGCTTTATGGTATTCATGAAGAGTACATTTATGATGCTACTTACATCAAGTTAGCTGAATTATCGATAGCCTATAATATTCCATCAACGTTTACGAAGAAGTACGGAATTAAAGGAATGAGTGTAGCATTTGTAGGAAATAACTTATTTATGATCCACAAAAATGCACCAAATATTGATCCTCAAGCAGCCTTTGGTGCTGGTTTAGACGGTCAAGGTTTCGAATTTGGTCAGTTACCATCTCCTCAAAGTTTTGGTTTCAATATCAAAATGAACTTCTAAAGAAAACACTAACGATAGATTTAAATAGTGATGAAAAAATCAATAATATATATCGCAAGTATCATCTTTACTTTAAGCATGAGTTCATGTTTTAAAGATTTCGATGAGATGCAAACCAATCCCAACTATCCAACTGATGTGAACCCAGGGAATCTTTTTGCCAATGCTACATTTTCAAGAATTGGA includes the following:
- a CDS encoding SusD/RagB family nutrient-binding outer membrane lipoprotein; the protein is MKKYIKIISAVVIAFSLTSCFKNFEELRENPNLPSEVDPESLFANVLFTSTGSNYGIQGQYFNQTAAGIWAQHFAKIQYLDEDWYEYRPSVMDEIWKRMYAGISNSPTTPHMAGLHDLELALKGSYERLAIAEETDNAAQARDAKALIGALKTTRAYIYLSMTDAFGDIPYTEANQTMALGYEQTNFQPVYDDQKSIYEALLEELEEANSYLAENGKMDTGTDLIYRGNTSAWRRLSNSLAARIYIRMSYTDASFATQGLTTLFADANRPVFEGNSDDAELRYIGSQPYMHPFYYNRYIDNRDDFAVSKTTVDMLKENDDKRLYIYALPTPNSEEDDPKYVGQENGVPRDEMPVMSAVSRIGSLYKDQPAGKSYWMSYSELLFIKAEAAFRLGVPVGAYNTLIEQGIQASFEKQYSEVEEYNATVIPEVGVTMGTANEDAQIVIDRVNSSGKDPMTMIMEQKFLALYTNGAEAYAELRRTGLPRIYFVRGATQYERGLPNRFPYPFSEQTSNYENFSRASEGIEQTVYGKKVWFAENSPEIDYK
- a CDS encoding SusC/RagA family TonB-linked outer membrane protein, which produces MSKRVLQFLFLFLGLVFTSNAQERKIEGVVMDASANTLPGATVMIEGTTIGAVTSFDGTFHIDAPANAEKIIVRLIGYKSLTVDIGTQSKFEFVLEEDVEQLEEVVVTALGIEKDKKSLGYSVSEVKGDDLKGSDNNVLNNLNGKVAGVMVNTSSGAPGASSRITIRGNSSLTGNNQPLFIIDGVPVDNSYNSGNTSSGGTDFGSPINDINPDDIESMSVLKGPNAAALYGSRAQNGAIVITTKSGKGSEGLGVSLSNTTTFQKPLLLPNYQNEYGQGLNGQFSFEDGANGGTYDGVDESWGPKLDAGLMIPQFFSNGEAVPWVSNPNNVEDFFETGHVSTTNLSIQNATELSHVRFSMMYSDQKGMVPNTGLENYSASLNFGHKIHENLQFDSKVTYSRRSSDNLPSQGYGENNVMQQFVWFGRQVDTNMLKDYKNPDGTPYNWNYSYHDNPYWILHENTNSQLRDRINGYASLKWNITDYLNFKVKGGTDLYNENRLSKSAMYSINDPDGGFTESNYFVNETNFDFLFSFSKDFGADWNVNANFGGNNMYKVYSSNSMTAFGLASPGVYTPANATGQVESTTYFEEQIINSLYGTASVGYKDFLFADISVRNDWSSTLPKANNSFLYPSVNLSYVFSEHLELPNWISNGKLRGGWAEVGNGATPYSTSNVYVSGLPYNGYPMFKYETTQANPDLKPETTQSWEVGLDMGFFNNRLGFEAAYYEKSTYDQIVPADVSAASGYRYSYINAGQIDNRGVELMVFATPVQTKDVTWDVSFNFSKNKNEVVSLAEGVDSFVLGSYWGLTTEARPGEELGTFYGYAYQRDDQGNVMVDENGYAMKTDEKVKLGSINPDWRGGIRNSITYKNFTLSALIDISVGGDIFSVTNMFGEYAGVLDVTAMNREAGRVTPGVSPDGSTNDKVVPTQDYYQSLYGIHEEYIYDATYIKLAELSIAYNIPSTFTKKYGIKGMSVAFVGNNLFMIHKNAPNIDPQAAFGAGLDGQGFEFGQLPSPQSFGFNIKMNF